ctCATCACTGTACATATGGCAGTCAAAAAACAACATGGACAAACTCAGTCTTGCCAAAACTCCTTCCCTAAACTACTAGTATACCTATTGCTGCTCCCTGGTGCACCACACAGAACATGCAACTACTGTGCCACCGACCCCACAACACCCTCAACACCCTGCCTGCCCTTGTGCCCTTCATAGTGCTGCCAGGACTCCTGGTGGGCGGCGACAACTTAGCTCCTCCTtcctgtggctgctgctgctggctgcgCTTCCCCCTCACTTCTTGTACCCCAGGATGGCCTCCCCCACACCAAAGTAGTACACCATCTGAGCAATGCCAAACAGTGGGGCAATGACGATCATCCTGCAGGCACCACCCTTGAAGAATGCCCGTGGTCCCTCCACCTTCAGGATTGTGCTGCGGAGGAGGGTGTGGTTAGTGTGGTCAAGGAAGGACATGGGTGAAGTGAAGTGTGGTGTTTTTTGCATCTGATGCTGGGTGAGAGATGAGtaacacaaagaacaaaaaaaggaggaagaaaaagatgacaaaaagCAATAGGTGTAAAAAGTGATAGTGATGTATGAATGGTTTCTCTCTCAAAGGAACCTCACCAAACCATTCAAATTATGTGCAGTTGACTGGTTCGGTACAGAGGCCACTGGGTATCTTGTAAAAACAGCCAAACTAATGGGTGTTCACTGTGTGTTATAGCTCACTGAGATGAAAGATAAACAGTTgctacaatacacacacacacacacacaccaaacattcTCAACCATAgccgcacataaacacacacacttcccatcCTTCCCAACAGTTGTCACACTCACAGAATGGCATGTGCAATCCCTCGGTACTGGGTCTCATTGCTGCCTTTAGTCAACAGCTGCAGGCGTGTCTTCACCACATCAAAGGGGTTCACAGCCAGTGCTGCCAGGGAGCCCGCAGCACAGCCAGACAAGAAGGAACACCAGAACACTGCCTCCCCTGCAATGGATGGAAGAAGAGTGTATCTTTAATGGCAAGAAGCTGTTACATCTTACATTTTTGGTGGCATGTCTTGGCGTTGGAGACTAATATGTGTGAATGCTTGTGAATGTGTGTTGATGTTTTTCTCAGCTGATCTCTTCTACTGGACTTGCTAgcctagtaaaaaaaatattaactattattattgctcATCTCACATTTCTTTTCCACCTATGTATGAGAGTAAGGGCATGATGTATTAGAGTGTATgtgtgataggtggaaacagattGGCAcgtttcatatagggactgccaggTGTAGGCATGacagtttcttgcagcttcccttattttatgttcttgtgtatGTCTGCATGAGGGAGGATAATACTTTTCAAACCTTTCAAAGTCTTCAGTACTCCAAAGGTGCACAAACACACCTGATCCATCAGCCTTGCGGGGGCCAAGGGAGTTGAGGTGAGCAAACAGCGGAAAGTACACGACGGAGAAGGAGACATCCCTCAGCATGGTGGCGGCGGTGCCCTTGTATAGCCCAATGATGCCCTTCTCCCTCAGCAGACGCAGGGTGATGGAGGTGGCTGAGATCTTGGGCACAGTGGCTGCATTACCACCTgctggagaaaaaaacaattaatggGTAAGAGAGAATCTGTGCTGTTGAGAGTATCATTCTGGCTGTGTTACcacctgaaggagggagaaacatttgatgggaaagtgtgtgtgtcgATGAATCTAGTATGCTGCATGCTTGAGGTAGTTACAGAATATTTACCTCCTAATCTAAATCTAATGGAGTAAATGGGGTAACAGTGTGTGATGAGACTGTAATATGACTGTATGCTTGAGCTAAGTTGGGAAAAGGAGTATTTATCTCATCTAAATCTATGCCTTCCCCTATCCtacctctcatcttctcttttatttcacaaGTATGGCAAAGTATAAAAGGTTAAGCCCTCACCCCAACTTCACTCAACTACATCACCTGTCTACTGATTATAAGCGGCTGATCCCCATTAAGTCAGGGCAGGagtactctctctcttcagcatcAATGAGTGGTATGAATGAATGTTAATGTGAAATCTGTGTGCCTTGTCTTTGCTACCCCTTTTTTTGGGAGACAACCTTGGTATGTGTACGTATCTATGTTAATGAGATCCTTTTTCTTGCCACCCATATCATGAAATAAATCCTCACTCTTTACTTTTGTCCATATTGCCCTAGCAGGCCTGCCTCTATTCttactttttcatatttctccctACATTTACTGGCCAATGcctccaccctcccctcacACTTACTGGCCACTGCCTGTGCTGCCACTCTCCCGGCGTCCTGCAGCTGGATCTTGAGGAGCTCCATGGGTGTGGTGACAACAATCTGACACATGCCAGCCAGACCGCCAGCCATCATCTCCCTCTGGATGGGCAGCTTGCTGTGTGTGCAGGGAAGGCATGAGaggttgatgtgtgtgtgtgtgtgtgtatgctatcaccaccactcatcatAAATGATACAAAACTCCTTCCCTTTACAACAACATCCACACTCTTCCAGCTCCTTTTCCTATAACTCTCAACCTCTACTAGCTCattctcctccacacacacacacaaagtttatATCTTCATCTCCTAGCCACAACTGTCACTACACACACTTTCAgtttctattccttcctataacacatcccaacacacacattcacaagcATAAAACCACCCCTCCATCACACTGCACCCCTACATGTCCCTCCTTGAACAGCAGAGGCCACACCATCATTCCACCAGCACTCCAACACTCACCCCTCcttggtggtgaggtggtggcggAAGAAGTCATTGGCGGTGAGTTTGATGGCCTTCTCTGGGGTGATGAGCAGGATGTTCACCCCCGAGCCGCGGTACATGCCAAAGTAACCCTCCTGTCGGTAGGTCTTGCGGAAACAGTCCAGCCTGTGAAGAGAAGGCAGAGTTACAAATCCCCAAAAGATGTCTCCcagctccttctccttcctatgattctACCCttcatagacacacacacaaatgccaAAGTAACCTATCTCTAAGTCTTGCAGAAACCAGTACAGCCtgcaaagagaaaggagagttaTAAGCCGCCAGAAAATATCTTTCtggtccctctctttcttcctataaTCTTACTCACCACTGACTCatcatttccacacacacacacacacacacacacacacaccatagtaaccttcctgtctctttaaGTCTTGCAGAAAGAGTCCAGCCTGCCAAGAGAAACGAGAGTTACAAATCTCACTCACATGGAATTATACATGCGCTCGCCATTGGGTCCGATCTGTTGGTTCTGTAGTCGCGTCTTGACAAGGTCCAGCGGGAACACACATGTCACCCCCACGATGCCCGCAATGCCTCCATTCAGGATCTTGGGCAGCAATCTGTGCGGGGATGCAATGGTGAGTGTGAGGCTGTGGAGGAATGTATATGCATGTGTCTTTTGTTGTGATGTAcaagttttttctttgtttttacttgTAACTTTCTCCCAAACAAGTGGtataaattaaatcaataaatacaCTCAAGGCATTTATAAATctccagaaaatgttttttcttACGCAACTTGACACAGTAACGGTATCAAAATTATACTCATTCACATGTGTCAACTGCTCCCTTGCTTTTACtgatatcttttcttttccttttatttttcatgctcTAAAATAATTCGAGTTCTCCATCTCTTAccagtaactttttttctttcatctaccttccacttcctcttgtACTCTTGCCCCCTATTCACCCTTTGAGTAGTGGCTGTGTAAATACTTTTCTCCCTGACCTGCTGTTGGACTTCCATATTTGATAATTTCTTGCTTGTTCTTCACCCTCTGCCTCTTAACTCCAGCACACTACTTAACCTGCTCTACCAACACCTCCCAGTCGAAATTTAAAATCTTGTCATCTAAAATAAGTGTTGGAATATTGGTAAGTATGGCCAAGTACCCTGTGAATAAATACCTTGAGAACCTGTATTAATAATGTGGTTAGTTTATATCTTACAATAGCCAGTTACAGTATACAGCTTTACCCCATCCTTCTCTTATCCTCATATCTTCATTCTCTTGCAGTCTCTAGGTTCGTTGacatagtttttttctttcactttctttggGTTGTTTTTATATCCTTGTCTCACTTTAAtctaggtaggtatgttttatacaaggactgccatgtgtagacctgatggtttcttgcagcttcccttatttactaATACTATTATGTTCAAAGAGATGGCTTCAAATTTTCTCCTATgactattcatttatttatttttttttttgtagtgctGCCAAAATTTCAGCCAACTATATTCATATATTGTACAAGATGAAAATACTGCTTATATGAAGACAGAGGCAAACAAATGGACAATAAGGTAGATACACCAAGTAGTCATGCCAAAATTTTAGTCAATCAACCATATTTACATActgtacaaataaaaaaaagtaaacaaataaaacaaataaaaaaaaaaatacagaaaggcagacaatgtgacacacacacacacacacacacacacacacacacacacacacacacacacacacacacacacctcaatgTTGGACAAATGCCATGAATCTATTGAGACACAAACCTGGTGACACAAGAGCCAACaatgcccctcctcctcctcctccaccactcaacccccccccttctctctctctctctctctctctgtactctcCTGCTGCTGTCAtgctccttctgctcctcctccaagtcTTTGTCTATTACTTATTGTAGAGTAGTAAAATAAAACAGGTAGGAAAGACTTAGATGTCTTAAACTAAATCTCTTGTAatacttttgttttctctttttttaagatttatggtgatgataaggagagagagagagagagagagagagagagagagagagagagagagagagagagagagagagagagaga
This genomic interval from Scylla paramamosain isolate STU-SP2022 chromosome 7, ASM3559412v1, whole genome shotgun sequence contains the following:
- the LOC135102418 gene encoding mitochondrial glutamate carrier 1-like isoform X1, which translates into the protein MGVNKAYVWQHLSRWSRQQVVAAVVQDNTAMGDQQPKFKLLPKILNGGIAGIVGVTCVFPLDLVKTRLQNQQIGPNGERMYNSMLDCFRKTYRQEGYFGMYRGSGVNILLITPEKAIKLTANDFFRHHLTTKEGKLPIQREMMAGGLAGMCQIVVTTPMELLKIQLQDAGRVAAQAVATGGNAATVPKISATSITLRLLREKGIIGLYKGTAATMLRDVSFSVVYFPLFAHLNSLGPRKADGSGEAVFWCSFLSGCAAGSLAALAVNPFDVVKTRLQLLTKGSNETQYRGIAHAILTILKVEGPRAFFKGGACRMIVIAPLFGIAQMVYYFGVGEAILGYKK
- the LOC135102418 gene encoding mitochondrial glutamate carrier 1-like isoform X3 translates to MGDQQPKFKLLPKILNGGIAGIVGVTCVFPLDLVKTRLQNQQIGPNGERMYNSMLDCFRKTYRQEGYFGMYRGSGVNILLITPEKAIKLTANDFFRHHLTTKEGKLPIQREMMAGGLAGMCQIVVTTPMELLKIQLQDAGRVAAQAVATGGNAATVPKISATSITLRLLREKGIIGLYKGTAATMLRDVSFSVVYFPLFAHLNSLGPRKADGSGEAVFWCSFLSGCAAGSLAALAVNPFDVVKTRLQLLTKGSNETQYRGIAHAILTILKVEGPRAFFKGGACRMIVIAPLFGIAQMVYYFGVGEAILGYKK
- the LOC135102418 gene encoding mitochondrial glutamate carrier 1-like isoform X2, with translation MGVNKAYVWQHLSRWSRQQVVAAVVQDNTAMGDQQPKFKLLPKILNGGIAGIVGVTCVFPLDLVKTRLQNQQIGPNGERMYNSMLDCFRKTYRQEGYFGMYRGSGVNILLITPEKAIKLTANDFFRHHLTTKEGKLPIQREMMAGGLAGMCQIVVTTPMELLKIQLQDAGRVAAQAVASGNAATVPKISATSITLRLLREKGIIGLYKGTAATMLRDVSFSVVYFPLFAHLNSLGPRKADGSGEAVFWCSFLSGCAAGSLAALAVNPFDVVKTRLQLLTKGSNETQYRGIAHAILTILKVEGPRAFFKGGACRMIVIAPLFGIAQMVYYFGVGEAILGYKK